A window from Melopsittacus undulatus isolate bMelUnd1 chromosome Z, bMelUnd1.mat.Z, whole genome shotgun sequence encodes these proteins:
- the ESM1 gene encoding endothelial cell-specific molecule 1 encodes MKGFLFLTLLLMPVHAGTAWSAKYAVDCPEPCDSNACKSTLRCKRTVLDDCGCCRVCAAALGETCYRTVSGMDGVKCGPGLKCQFYTEEDDFGDEFGICKECPYGTYGMECRKTCNCPSGICDRVTGKCLKFPFFQLSASKPPNRRKIVSHTDNDMASGDGNSVKEEFVKEKTIRSPVMKWLNPR; translated from the exons ATGAAGGGCTTCCTGTTTCTCACACTCCTCCTGATGCCCGTGCACGCTGGAACTGCTTGGAGTGCGAAATATGCAGTAGATTGTCCTGAGCCCTGTGACAGTAACGCATGCAAAAGTACCTTGCGCTGTAAGAGAACGGTGCTGGATGACTGTGGCTGTTGCAGAGTGTGTGCAGCTGCTCTGGGGGAGACTTGCTATCGTACGGTCTCGGGTATGGATGGTGTCAAGTGTGGTCCTGGGCTGAAGTGCCAGTTTTACACTGAGGAGGATGACTTTGGTGATGAATTTGGTATCTGCAAAG agtgtCCCTACGGTACCTATGGTATGGAATGCAGGAAAACCTGCAACTGTCCCTCTGGCATCTGTGACAGAGTAACTGGGAAGTGTCTGAAGTTTCCGTTTTTTCAACTGTCTGCTTCCAAGCCTCCAAATCGACGAAAAATCGTTTCACACACAG ATAATGACATGGCATCAGGGGATGGCAATTCTGTAAAAGAGGAATTCGTTAAGGAGAAAACTATTCGCTCTCCGGTAATGAAATGGCTAAATCCTCGCTGA